One window of the Janthinobacterium sp. PAMC25594 genome contains the following:
- a CDS encoding TetR/AcrR family transcriptional regulator, with the protein MKKRSASADNICAVAVVHFSEHGYDASSLSDIAEQAGMRKASLYSHFAGKDALFLDVFADALAEEQAFMDACFADEAALAAPGGQLAGALYCDRMAQRYADSAHLRFLLRTAYLPPATLRIEVGTGYEALLAQLQRHYVASLGRLAPALPAARIDLYAQAYLGIVDSLHVELIYAGGAALQQRHAALWHILSDSLAMAAQPA; encoded by the coding sequence ATGAAGAAACGCTCGGCTTCGGCCGATAACATCTGTGCCGTTGCAGTCGTGCACTTTTCCGAACACGGCTACGACGCCTCGTCCCTCAGCGATATCGCCGAGCAGGCGGGCATGCGCAAGGCCTCGCTGTATTCCCACTTCGCCGGCAAGGATGCCCTGTTTCTCGACGTGTTTGCCGACGCGCTGGCCGAAGAGCAAGCCTTCATGGACGCCTGCTTCGCCGACGAGGCGGCGCTGGCGGCACCGGGCGGCCAGCTGGCCGGCGCCCTGTATTGCGACCGCATGGCGCAGCGCTATGCGGACTCGGCCCATTTGCGCTTCCTGCTGCGCACGGCGTATCTGCCGCCCGCCACCCTGCGCATCGAAGTTGGCACGGGCTATGAAGCCTTGCTGGCGCAATTGCAGCGGCACTACGTGGCCAGCCTCGGTCGCCTGGCGCCAGCGTTGCCGGCCGCGCGCATCGACCTGTATGCGCAAGCCTACCTGGGCATCGTCGACAGCCTGCATGTGGAGCTGATCTATGCAGGCGGCGCCGCGCTGCAGCAGCGCCATGCGGCGCTATGGCACATCCTGTCCGATTCGCTGGCGATGGCGGCGCAACCGGCCTGA
- a CDS encoding alpha/beta hydrolase produces MRRLVTLIPLMFCTPMAFAAVPVNIHVPPDVQACTRAQPCPVAILSPGYGLSGSDYSFVTQNLNRMGYLVVALQDSSGGIELNRDAPIKKQLQAMARVASRSISTVIDGTAVRYPQFDWRHLLLVGHSLGGDSSAQFAADNRSRVSSIISLDSRRVALPRSAGIHVLTIRASDTTADRGVLPNEEERGHYGTCVVHIKGSRHKDMQDAGSEQLKAKIVSAIDTFLAPAQHPKYACDRDSKLE; encoded by the coding sequence ATGCGCCGTCTCGTCACCTTAATTCCCCTGATGTTTTGCACACCGATGGCCTTTGCTGCCGTACCAGTGAATATTCACGTTCCACCTGATGTGCAAGCGTGCACTCGTGCGCAACCATGTCCAGTTGCAATCCTTAGCCCAGGATATGGGCTTTCCGGTTCAGACTACTCATTCGTTACACAAAATCTCAACCGAATGGGTTACTTGGTTGTCGCGTTGCAAGATAGTTCTGGCGGCATAGAGTTAAATCGGGACGCGCCGATTAAGAAGCAACTACAGGCGATGGCCCGCGTAGCTTCACGGTCGATCTCCACCGTGATCGACGGGACCGCAGTACGCTATCCTCAGTTCGATTGGCGACACTTGCTTCTCGTCGGGCACTCGCTTGGTGGCGACAGTTCGGCTCAGTTTGCCGCTGACAACCGGAGCCGCGTATCCAGCATTATCAGCCTCGACAGCCGTCGGGTCGCGTTGCCCCGCTCAGCTGGTATCCACGTCCTGACAATTCGTGCCAGTGACACCACTGCCGACCGCGGTGTGTTGCCGAATGAGGAAGAGCGCGGTCACTACGGTACATGCGTGGTCCACATCAAAGGCTCGCGCCACAAGGATATGCAAGATGCTGGCAGTGAACAATTGAAGGCCAAAATTGTATCCGCCATCGATACTTTCCTCGCTCCAGCGCAGCACCCTAAATACGCTTGCGACCGAGACTCAAAGCTCGAATAA